A section of the Papio anubis isolate 15944 chromosome 2, Panubis1.0, whole genome shotgun sequence genome encodes:
- the LOC100998797 gene encoding small nuclear ribonucleoprotein E, with translation MAYRGQGQKVQKVMVQPINLIFRYLQNRSRIQVWLYEQVNMRIEGCIIGFDEYMNLVLDDAEEIHSKTKSRKQLGRIMLKGDNITLLQSVSN, from the coding sequence ATGGCGTACCGTGGCCAGGGCCAGAAAGTGCAGAAGGTTATGGTGCAGCCCATCAACCTCATCTTCAGATACTTACAAAATAGATCGCGGATTCAGGTGTGGCTCTATGAGCAAGTGAATATGCGGATAGAAGGCTGTATCATTGGTTTTGATGAATATATGAACCTTGTATTAGATGATGCAGAAGAGATTCATTCTAAAACAAAGTCAAGAAAACAACTGGGTCGGATCATGCTGAAAGGAGATAATATTACTTTGCTACAAAGTGTCTCCAACTAG